A window of Flammeovirga kamogawensis genomic DNA:
GTAAATTAGAAGTGACGGTTACAGAAGGCTTAGTAAAATTAGCCTCTTTAACTAATAAAGATGACTTTGTTTTACTAAAGGCAAACACAAAAGGAGAGATAACTACTTCTTCTCCAATTAAAGAAGAAAATACTGATGTAAATAGTTTATTCTGGGTAAATAAAAAGTTATCATTTAAAGATATTGAATTGACTACTTTAATTAAAACTGTAGAAGATAACTATGGAGTGAAAATTACGATCAAAAATGAAAAATTGTATCATAAGAAAGTAACTACATCTTTTGAGAATGATTCTATTACAGACATTTTGCAAGTCTTGGAAGCTACACTTGATTTAAAAGTAGAAAAGGTAGGAGAAAAAACATATTCTATTGAGTAAATGATTAAATCAGTTTCCTTTATTTTATTAATCGTTATTCTATCAAATTCATATTTATTTGCCAATAATAATAACGATTTATTAAGTCGGATTATAACCATTAATGTAAAAAACAAGAGACTTGATACCACTTTACAACTTATTGGTAAAGAAAGTGGTTTTTCGTTTTCTTATAATTCTTCTATACTGGATTTAACTAAAAATGTAAGTATCAAGAAGCAAAATGTTACAGTAAATAATTTATTAAATGAGCTATTAGGTAGTCACTATGAGTTTAAGCAAATAGGGAATTCTCATGTAATTATTAGAGAAGCATTAACGCTTACAATTAAACCAATAGAACAGAAAAAAAGACTTTCTAAAACGGAAGTTAACCACTTAAAAAGTGATGCTGAAATACAAGGTCGGGTTATAGATCAAAAAACAGGTAAAGGCATTGAATATGTTGTTGTTTATGATGAAAGTGAAAAAGTATTATCACTTACTGATAGTTTAGGATATTATTCATTAAAAACCTCTGTAGAGAGACTGCAAAAAGGGGTCTTTTTTAGAGGATTGGGCTACTATGATACAATGGTTCAACTATCGCCAAAAAATGATAATGCAACTACTCGGTTTGATGTGGTACTTACACCAAACAATAATAATACGTTACCTGTTACAACTGATTTAGCAATTCAACAGGAAAAAGTGCATCAGCTTAAATTTATACAAAACTTTATTCCTGAAGAAGCCAATATCATTTCTAATAATATTGAATATACTGCTACTAGAGGATTCCAATTTACGCTCATCCCATTTATTAGTAATAATAATTTCTTAGGAGGTAGTTATACCAATAAATTTTCTATAAATGTATTTTTAGGATATTCTGCAGGGGTTAATAATGGACTAGAAGTTGGTGGTTTCGTTAATATTAATAGAAACAATATGAAAGGTGTCCAAATTGCTGGTATAAGTAATATTGTTGGAAAAGATGTGCACGGAGTTCAAACTGGAGGGATTATCAATTATGATATGGGAAGTGTAGATGGACTTCAAGTTGGTGGTATTATTAACGTTGTTGAAGACTCTTTAGTAGGCGTTCAAATTGGAGGTATTAATAATAACGTTAGAGAGAATGTGAGAGGATTACAAATTGGCGGAATTATAAATACCACTAGAACAGATATAAAAGGAGTACAAATTGGTGGAATATATAATTACAGTAAGAAGGTATATGGAGCTCAAATTGGTGGAATACTCAATACCACTCAAAAAACGGTAAATGGGCTACAACTAGCAGGAATAAGTAGTTATACAAAAGATTTAAAAGGATGGCAAGTTTCAGGAATTACAAATACTGTGAGTGCCACTAATAAAGGAGTACAATTATCTGGTATTTATAACTATTCAAAAACCCAAAAAGGTGTTCAAATAGGGCTAATAAATACAGCAAAAGAAGTGGATGGCGGTATTGCAATTGGCTTGTTTACTTATTATAAAAATGGATATCATGCTGTTGCTTACTCTATAAACGAATATGGTTTTTTAAATGGAACGTTTTACTCTGGTACAAAGCAGCTCTATAACTATTATAGAATTGGTGCTCAGTTAAAAGAAAATTACAATTTTGGTGTTGGCTTTGGTTCTTTTCTGTTTAAAAGATTAGTACTCGAAGTTGGTCTAGAAAATATATTTGATCTTAAGCAAGAAGATATTAGTAGTCAGTTTATAAAATTAAATATGCTGTATGTACAACCAATTTTAAAAAAATTATCTATAACAATTGGACCGTCGTTTAATGTAAATTATTCGGCAACACCTAATGAGTTTACTCCTCCCCCCTCTTTTTATCATCAAAAATTGAACGATAACAGTACGTACTGGATCTCTGGAAGTATAGGAATTCGTTATAATTGGTGAAATTTTAAAGATTGAGTAGGGGTTTAATTACTTTTATGTGTCTATATAAGTAGAAAGAGATAATACACTACATTGTAGGCAACTAAATTGGTATAACTATAAAAAATACTAAAACTGTTATCTTTTTTTTATCATTTGCGTATCAAACAATAAACAACTTAATAATTATGAGTTCAGTACATTTACAAAAAGATAATAACTATCAAAAATGTTTTGATGTTGCAGTAAAAAACGCACTCCAATTTGAAAAAGAGGAGTTTAAAAAAAACTACAACTCGCTAAAAAAGCGAATGAAAAAGATTTAATAAATCTATAAGTATTAAGTCACCTTTTTTAGAAATTAATTTTTCAAAAAAGGTGTTTTTTTATATAAAAATCTTATAACTAACCTGTTGTAAGTTCATAATTCAAACTAAATTTTTATTAATCATGATTATTAAACTACAAATTAAAACACTTCTATTATTTGCACTAAGTATGTTATTCTTTGGTTGTAGCGAAGAAGCAAAAGGACCGATTGAAGGACAAGAAATTACAACAGATTCATTTGAAGGTGTAGAATTAAAAGTAGCTGGTAATGTTGAAATAGTCTATGGAGAACAACAATCTGTTCGAGTAGAAGCACAACAAAATGTGCTTGATAACTTAACTACAAATGTTAGAAATAATGTAATGGAAATTGATTTATCAAAAAGTATGAGTAACTATACTCTTAATGTATACATTACAACCCCTCTTTTAAATGTAGCAAATGTATCTGGGTCTGGGACTATTAAATTTGAAAATCCAAAATCAGAAAACTTATCAATTGCTTTGTCTGGAAGTGGAAGTATTGAAGGGAAAAATTTAGAAACTGTATCACGAGTAATTAATATTGCTACAAGTGGTTCTGGTAAAATTGTGTTATCAGAAATACAAACAAGTTCAATTACAACAATGCTATCGGGATCAGGAAGTATTGAATTATCAGGGTCTACAGTTAGTATAATCGATCAAAAATCTGGGTCGGGTAATCTTGAAGGATTTAATTTAACAACTGAAAATGCTAATATTACTATATCAGGATCTGGAAATACATCGATTACTTGTACTACAAAACTTGATGTTGGCATTGCTGGAAGTGGAAGTGTTTTTTATAAAGGAACTCCAGAAGTTAATGCAGCGATCTCTGGCTCTGGTAGAGTAGAATCTGCTAATTAAGTAGAGAATAGCAAATTAATATTTCTATTAGAATATTGGTTTTGTACTTATTAGGCTATCATCATAAAATGGTGATAGCTTTTTTATATCTCAAATTCTCCATTTTCAATCCACTTGTAAACATCTTGTAAACTTTCTTGAATTGGTGTTGGTAAGTACCCTAGTTTATCAACAGCTTTTTGATGAGAAATAGGATTTTCGGACTCTAAAAGAGTATCCATCGCATAACTATTTGTTGGAAGTGGATTTTTCAGAAAGTTATCCACAATATCAGTCGCTTTAGCTAAAATTACCATCCCAAATGTTGATAACTTTATGGGTGACACCATTTTATTTGCAGTTGTACCGTATAATTTGGCTATTGCTGGAATGGAATAATATGTATTGCCTAGTATAAACTTCCCTTCTATCTCTTTACGGGCTGCAATGATACAACATTTTGCGATATCTTTTACGTCAATAATATCAAATCCTCCAGAAGTTAACATTGGAAGTCGATAAGAATGTAATAGTTTAAAAAGTTGATTGAAACCGTTGAAGTACAGATCTCCACCACCAATAATAGAAGTAGGATTTAGGATGGTAATTTTAATATCTTTTTGATCAGATAGATAGCGTTCCATTTCAGCTTTAGAAAAGTCATAACTTTTGTTTTCATCAACTACTAATTTTGCTGTCTCATCAAATACTTTAGTACGAGAAGGTACCTCCATACTATGAATAGAACTAATAAAAATAAAATGCTTTACTCCTGCTTTCTTTGCTTCTTCAAATAATAATTTTGATTGATGGTAATTCACTTTTAAAACATCATCATTCTTTCCATATCTAGGGTAAACAATACCTGCACTATGAATAACCGTTGTTGCAGATCGAACCAAATCTTGTAATGCCGTTGTGTTTCCTAAATCTCCTACTATTTGATCTACCTCCTGTAATCTATTCGTTTGTTTACGTACTAACACTTTATGTGGCATATTCTCTTTTAATAAAAACTTATGGAGAACATAACCAACGTGTCCGGTAGCGCCTGTTAGTGCAATCATTATTAATCTACTTTCTTACTTGCTACAATCATTACTTTTGGAGACATGCCGTAGTGTTTTTTAAAAGCATCAGAGAATTTTGAAAGCCCTTTAAAACCCAATTCTTGAGACACCTCTGTTACAGACATATTCTTATTTACAAGCATATTTCTTGCTTCATCCATTCGAATATGATTAAAAAACTGATAAACAGGTTTTCCAAATTCTGCCTTAAAATCTCTAATTAATTTTGAACGACTAATACCGAATTCTTTGCATATTTCTTCTAAACTTGGTGCATGAGATAAATCCTTTGTAATAAACGTTTTCACCTCAAACATTCTTTCTGTATCTAAAAGGCTTAACATTTTAACGTCTTCTACTTTTCTATGAGCAAAAAGCTCAAAAATATCGCCCAAAATAGACATTGTTTGTCCATAAATTATAGACTTTCTAGAAACAGCATTTGAAGGTATAGAAAACATTTTATCTAAAGCTGTTATTATTGAATAGTTAAATGGTTCAAAGAATACCCAAGGATCGTCATTATCAAAAAGGGCTTTTAAATCAGAATACTGATCTTCTAACAAGCTAAATAACAAAGATTTTTTTATTAGAAATGTTACCCACTGGGAGTTCATTTCGTCCATACCATAATTAATTATTGGCCTCTTAAGATTAGAGATAATTATACCTCTTTTTCTACCAGGTCCAAATAACTGTATGTTCTCATCAGATTCATAAATATGTGTAATATCACCTTCTCTGAGCATCATGACATAAATAAAATCACTATCCTTTCTAGGCAAATGTCTTACACCAAGCTCCTTCTTAACTATACAATCATGAATAACTATTTTAAGCCCTTCAAATTGAGTATAAAATGAATAGTCTACCTCACCATATTCGGAACTTCCATACATTCTATTACCATCGTAATCTATTTTTAAAAAATCTGCTAATTGTTCTGGGAAAGATATATCTAATGTATGGTCTACATTAACAATTTTTTCTTCGTCTAGTATCATAAAATATTTGGTAGTACTTAAAATAGATGTATAAAAAACATGGGAATAATTCTTACTATTGCAAATATAGAAAGTGAAAGCAATCATTTCATGAAAATAAGCATCAAAACTAATAATCTCTTAACAAAAACTTTTCGAACAATAGATAACTTCTTTAATATGTAAAATGCTAAAACTATTTAATAAGATAATTATTCTTCATTACTAGTTTTTTTTACACTAAATGCTTCAGTATTTTCCTTATTAACAACTTTAGACCTCATCAGTTGCTTATCATTAAAACACCTATATATATTACTAACTATACTAAAATAATTATCTGTTTCTTTATCTTCATTTTTATAGTAATATGGCTTAATTGAAATACAGTTATCATGTTCGAAAATTTTATTTAATAAAATTCGATCTGAAAGACCACATGAATGTCCCAAAATTATAACTTGATATAAATCTCGTTCTATAAATGTTTCGAATTTTTGGTAATTAGAAGTATTTAAGTAGTTTATAGATTTAACATTCTTCAAGAAATCTTCACTTCCTTCATGCTCTATCTCTTTAAATTTTGGATCCATTTCATCTCCATATCCAAAAATTATAGGATTGTTGTTATCTGTCAATGTTCCATGAATATTTATAAGATTAATCTTTCCATCAGAAAAATATGATTTTATAATATCTGTATAGTTAAAGTTCAATATTAATAAATCTCCTTCCTCAGTAGATTTAAACCCTTCTTTTATTATTTTTTTTCTAATACCTCTTTTATCAATAAAGGTTTTTTGATAACCTTCTGATTCACTAAAATCAATTTCATATTGTACATCTACTAATAAGTCTAAAATTTTTGATGAAAAGTTATTCAATTTAACTTCTGAATTATGTAGTATATTATTTATTACATTGTTCTTTTTAAAAGAGAAAGTACGAAGTAAATCTAATAAGTATTTTGATAGAAGATCCTCAATTTCCTTAAACTCTATATTTAACTTTTCTATTTTACTTTGCTGCTTATTATCAGAACCAAAACATTTTTTTAATTCAGAATAATAAGTAGCCTCTATATCTACCCAATTCTCAGAATTTTTAGAAAGAATTAATTCTAAGAATTTATTATGAAAGATAATTAAAGGTTGATATCTAATTTTACTCTGCTTAAAATAAGCAAAAACCTTGTCTGTAAATGATTTAAAATTTTCATTTTTTTTAGTAAAAAAAGATGTATTATCGATACTAAAATGTGGGTACTTTTTTTGTTTTTTTTGATATGCATTAAAATCTTTTTTTATCTCTTCAAGTATCTTTTCTTCGTTAAAAATAGATTTTAAAAAGTCTTTATATCCAGTTTTTAACCCATGTGCTAAGTCAAAGCCATTGCCTATTAGTATTATTCTATTCATCTTAATCAAGTTTGTTATTAGTAAATTCAATTTATATAATAATTATCACTTCTCTTCAATCTTGGAGATATCTATCATATTTATATCAAGATTATAGAAAAGCAACTATTAGATAAATAAGTAATACCCCTATTACAGACATGATTAAAGATTATTTCAACTAAATTTTAATTAGTTGAAATATTTTTCACCACTTTTACTTTACGTTTTAAAATAACAATTTGATGAAAGACGAGAAAGTAATTTTATTCCAGAAAATTCAGAAAGGGAAACCTAAAAAGAATCCGAAAAACATTCAAGATCACCTTACTTCTTTGTGGGCTGCAGTTCATAAAAAAAAGAATAGAAATAAAAGAATAACAGAGGAATTAAAAAGGATGAAAATTGCTTATGAAAAGCATTTAGAAACACCTCAACTCTCTCGTTTTAAAGAATTATATGCTTTATTAGAACGTTTAATTTTTCTTGGTAAAGGTGCTAAGATGACCACAAAGCAACATGAAGTCTATCAATTAATATTAAACCACTTTATGGTAGAAGGTGTCCAATCTCCATTTCTAGATACACTTGGTTTTAGAGAATTAATACCTAATTACACAATGGCTCAAGAGAAAAAAACTAAGAAGAAGAGCCGTAAAAAACAAAGAGAAGAACGTAAACTTGAAATAATTGAGCAACTAAAGTTTAAATCCAAACTCACAGAAATTGAAAAATATTTCTCGGTAGAAGAATGGAACCAAATGATTGATAACCCGGCCAAAGTTGATGTTTTATATAATAAGATACTTGGACCAATAGTACTATTAAAACAACAAGAACACTATCAAAAACAAGCTTTTGATGAACACGAAGCCAAAGAAAAAATACATGATAAAAATACTTCTTCTACTTCAATTAGCGGTACTTCTGTAAATAGTTTGTATAAACAATTAGCTAAAAAACTTCATCCAGACTTAACCCAAAATGAAGAAGATAAAGTACGACGTACAGCTTTAATGAGTGAGGTTACAACAGCTAAAGAGAAAAAAGATATTTTTACACTGTTAGAAATCTATGGTCAAAATTTTGATGATTCCAGTATCAGCTTCAAAGAAGACGAATCTGAAAAATTAAAAACTATGCTAGAAAAACAATTAGAAGAGTTAGATATAGAAAAAGACGAGCTAATTGGTGGACCGATGGAACAATATATCTATACGCTTTTTACTGGTAAATCTGGTAGTGGTATTGATAGAGAAGGTCGTCATTTGGCTGCTCAAGAAAAGAGTAAACAAGAAAATTACACTAAAATATTACATTCTTTAAACGATGAAGTTGATTTAAAGAATTTCTTACAACAATGGGTATAATAATAATTACTTTTATAGTATGAGTTGGATTGAGATAATTGCTGTTGTATTTAGTGTGATGTACACAGTATTAGCAATAAAAGAAAATATTTGGTGTTGGGCAGCTGCTGTAGTATCCGTGTCTTTGTACATGTACTTATGCATTGATGCTAAATTATATGCAGAAACAGGCTTACAAGTATTCTATTTCTGTATGAATATTTTTGGCTTTTGGCAGTGGAAATATGGTAAAAATAATCACGAGTTACCTCTTTCTGAACTATCCTTTAATAAACATCTAATAGCTATTGGTTTGGCTTCAGTTTTAGTGTTTATGTTAGGTTATTTTCTTTCGGAGAATACAGATGCATCTTTGCCTTACTTAGATTCCTTCACTACTATTTTTAGTATAATGGCTACGTTTATGGTGGCCAGAAAAATTGTTTCTAATTGGGCTTATTGGGTTATAATTGATGCCGTATCAATTTACCTCTACTATACAAAAGGTTTTGAACTAACTGCTGGGTTATTCTTAGCATACACGCTACTTGCTGCTTGGGGATTATTTAAATGGAGAAAAGAATACAGCTATGCAAAAAGTATATAAAATATTAATAACAGGACCTGAATCTACAGGAAAAAGTACGCTCTGTAAAGCACTTGCAGAGAAATATGATACACAATGGATTAAAGAATATGCAAGAGAGTATATAGATCAGGTAGATAGAAAATATGTGTATAGCGATTTAAAAATAATTGCTCAAAAACAATCCGATTTTCAAGAAAAAGCAATTTTACTAGCCAATACATTTTTGTTTTGCGACACAGGCTTAGAGGTTTTAAAGATATGGTCTGAAAACAGCTTCCAAAAATGTGATCAATGGATATTAGACAACCTTTCTAATCAAAAGTTTGATTTAGTATTACTTACTGATATTGATACTCCTTGGCAATTTGATGAACAAAGAGAACACCCCAAACCCGAACAAAGAAGCTATTTTATCGATTTATATAAAAAAGAATTGACCGAAATCTATGGAGGATATCATCTTATTCAAGGTAATGAAGAAGAACGATTAGAGGCCGCTATTAAATATATTGAGACCTTAATAATTAAATAAATATTCTTGGTAAGTAGTTTCTCCAAAGATGATATTCATGATTACTCTACTGTTACCCAAGGTAGATAAATCCATACTTGACATAGAATTATATCTAGCCAAAAAAGTATTCGTGTATAATAGGTCCTCATCTAAATTATAAAATTCTAAAGTAAAATTATCTGATAAAACTTGTGTTGTTTTTATATTTAGTTTTCCTCTCTTCACGTTTAAAGTAAATGATTTATTCGCATTAGAATAATTGTTACTAATTACTGATACTTTCTTTCTAGACGATAATCTAACTTTCTTGTTAATTTTCATTCCCTCCAAATTGACTTCTAATAAATACTCTCCTTCCTCAAAAGCAGAAAAATCAATCTCTTCTCTCAGATTTTCATTTACGTCTATTGTTTTTGAAGATATAAATTCGTTCTCATGAGATTTAATACTATAAGACGCATTTTTCCCTGTATAATTATTTAAAGCTAAAGTAACAACCGATTTTTTTGAAGTGAAGTAGATCTTAGATGCAATAGAAACAGTAGAGAAATAAAGTACCGAAAATAAAATAAGAAAAATTGAAGATGAGATTTTTGTCGAAAGCATAACGTCGATGGTTTAGTTTAATAATAAACACCAAAACTAACTACTTGATTCTTCTTTTATTATGTATTACAACATATCAAGAGTAATTTTATGGCATAAAAAAAACTGCCAAAAGACAGTTTTTTTTATTATTAGTGTATTAAAAATATAAAGCTATTTTAAATAACACTATTATTTTCTAAATATTTATAATACTCGTTTTTAGAACGTCACTGCAATATTTCCATAGAAATTAACAGGAGCTGTCACTAAATATTTATTTGTATTATTATCCCAAGCATCAACATATCCATAATTATAATACGATGCATTAGTTAGGTTATTACCCAAAACAGATACTTGAAGATTTTTATTAATGATATATGACACACGTGCATTTAACAAAAAGTATCCATCAATTGTATTCTCATTAGCATTATCGATATAAGATTCACTTTGAAAACGCAATGTTGTTCCAATTTCAAATTTACCTTGGTGATACACTATGTCTTGGTTAATGATCCACTCTGGCGTTAGTATATGATGAAACTTCACATCTTGGTCTTCCACTTGAGTATAATTATAAGAAGTGGTGTTTCTTAAATCCCAATTTGGGTGAATCGCATATTTGGCATCCAACTCTACACCTGTTCTAAAACTACTTTCTACATTTCCTGTAATAGGCAAACCATTTGGTCCTAATGGTCCTTGAAGAATATATTCATTCTCAAAATCCATATAGAAACCATTCAACTCAACATTCCAACGTCCTTTATTAAAACGAACTCCAAGTTCTTGATCAACAACATACTCTGGTTCTGTACCGCCTAATAAAGCAGCTCCAGTAGAATCTGCTAGTAAATTATCATTAGCGCCAAACATATCTGTTCTTGTTGGTTCACGTCCCGTTCTACCAATACTATAATATAAAGAAGTAGATGCCGATGCGTTGTAGGTTACCCCTCCTTTAGGATTAAAGAAATTCCATTCTAACTTATCAAAAGGAACATCTCCATCGTAATCAAAAGATGCATATCTATATTGTAAATCAGCAAATAAATAAAATTTACCTATTGAGTACATCGCTTTAGTAAATACACTTGCTTCATTTTTATATCCAGTATTAGTATAGAATAATGAAGGATCATAATTATTAGTACCATTATGGTCTCTTGCATAAAAATCTGCTAAAACACCCGTGGTCCATTGTAAATTCTCTACCTCATAAGTATAGTTTGTAAAGAACCCTGCAAAATTAGATTCTAAAGCATAATTAAGTAAAGAGTCAGGGTCAGAATCATACCCAAGTGGATTGTAATCATAATTACCTTTTACATAACTATAAAATACACTCGTATTTAGCGTAGAACGATCGCTTAAACTCCATTTGTGAGACAACTGAGAGAAAGATTGTGTAAAATTATCCCTTTCATTAATATTTGCATTGGTCTGAGGATCAATATCTATTTGCTCTTGACTTACTCCTGCCCACGCTAAACCATTTTGCTGATTTCCAACAAAAGTAGTAAACCTTAAATCATATTTTTCTTTAAATAAACCTGCACTTACAAACCCAGATGTTGATCTATTATCTGCATTATATTTGTAATTATCAGATCCCAAAGTAGAAATTCTCGCATATATTGCTTTATCATTTTTAACTCCTGAATTATATTCAGCAGCTAATCTGTAAGAATTAAAAGAACCATAACCAGCCTCAACTTTAGCATACTTAGGTTCATATAAATTTATAGAAGAGAATTGTAAACTACCACCATAAGAGGCTGTTCCATTTTTTGTTGTTCCCACTCCTCTTTGAATCTGAATTGAACTCACAGAATTTAGAAAATCTCCAAAGTTTGCAAAATAAAACCCTTGATCTTCTGGTTCATTTAAAGGTACTCCATCTAACGTAATATTTATTCTTGATTGGTCTATACCTCGTAACCTAAAATAAGTATACCCTTGCATACCACCGGCATCAGAATAAACAGTCATAGATGGACTTTCACTTAATAAAAAAGAAGGTTCTTGACCTACATTCTTAAACGATATATCACTCACTAATAGATCCTCATAAGTAACAGGTGTATTTTGAGTAGCTAAAAAAGAAGATGAAATAACGATCTCACTTAAAGCTGTAACACTATCTTCGTCAAACATACTTTTTTGTTCTTGACTAAAAGCAGTTGAAGACAAAAATATTAAAAGAGTGAGTAGTTGTACTTGAATAAATTTCATTAGACAATTAAAAAGTTAAATTAGCCACAAACTTAAAATAAGTTAATGTACTTCTCTCTTAATGACTTTAAATAGTGATGTAATTTTATGAAAACACACAAAAAAAAGGCAGAATAGTATGTTGAAAATAACTATTCTGCCTTAAAAATTAAAT
This region includes:
- a CDS encoding AbiH family protein gives rise to the protein MNRIILIGNGFDLAHGLKTGYKDFLKSIFNEEKILEEIKKDFNAYQKKQKKYPHFSIDNTSFFTKKNENFKSFTDKVFAYFKQSKIRYQPLIIFHNKFLELILSKNSENWVDIEATYYSELKKCFGSDNKQQSKIEKLNIEFKEIEDLLSKYLLDLLRTFSFKKNNVINNILHNSEVKLNNFSSKILDLLVDVQYEIDFSESEGYQKTFIDKRGIRKKIIKEGFKSTEEGDLLILNFNYTDIIKSYFSDGKINLINIHGTLTDNNNPIIFGYGDEMDPKFKEIEHEGSEDFLKNVKSINYLNTSNYQKFETFIERDLYQVIILGHSCGLSDRILLNKIFEHDNCISIKPYYYKNEDKETDNYFSIVSNIYRCFNDKQLMRSKVVNKENTEAFSVKKTSNEE
- a CDS encoding NAD-dependent epimerase/dehydratase family protein, encoding MIALTGATGHVGYVLHKFLLKENMPHKVLVRKQTNRLQEVDQIVGDLGNTTALQDLVRSATTVIHSAGIVYPRYGKNDDVLKVNYHQSKLLFEEAKKAGVKHFIFISSIHSMEVPSRTKVFDETAKLVVDENKSYDFSKAEMERYLSDQKDIKITILNPTSIIGGGDLYFNGFNQLFKLLHSYRLPMLTSGGFDIIDVKDIAKCCIIAARKEIEGKFILGNTYYSIPAIAKLYGTTANKMVSPIKLSTFGMVILAKATDIVDNFLKNPLPTNSYAMDTLLESENPISHQKAVDKLGYLPTPIQESLQDVYKWIENGEFEI
- the pnuC gene encoding nicotinamide riboside transporter PnuC — its product is MSWIEIIAVVFSVMYTVLAIKENIWCWAAAVVSVSLYMYLCIDAKLYAETGLQVFYFCMNIFGFWQWKYGKNNHELPLSELSFNKHLIAIGLASVLVFMLGYFLSENTDASLPYLDSFTTIFSIMATFMVARKIVSNWAYWVIIDAVSIYLYYTKGFELTAGLFLAYTLLAAWGLFKWRKEYSYAKSI
- a CDS encoding head GIN domain-containing protein, with product MIIKLQIKTLLLFALSMLFFGCSEEAKGPIEGQEITTDSFEGVELKVAGNVEIVYGEQQSVRVEAQQNVLDNLTTNVRNNVMEIDLSKSMSNYTLNVYITTPLLNVANVSGSGTIKFENPKSENLSIALSGSGSIEGKNLETVSRVINIATSGSGKIVLSEIQTSSITTMLSGSGSIELSGSTVSIIDQKSGSGNLEGFNLTTENANITISGSGNTSITCTTKLDVGIAGSGSVFYKGTPEVNAAISGSGRVESAN
- a CDS encoding STN domain-containing protein, with protein sequence MIKSVSFILLIVILSNSYLFANNNNDLLSRIITINVKNKRLDTTLQLIGKESGFSFSYNSSILDLTKNVSIKKQNVTVNNLLNELLGSHYEFKQIGNSHVIIREALTLTIKPIEQKKRLSKTEVNHLKSDAEIQGRVIDQKTGKGIEYVVVYDESEKVLSLTDSLGYYSLKTSVERLQKGVFFRGLGYYDTMVQLSPKNDNATTRFDVVLTPNNNNTLPVTTDLAIQQEKVHQLKFIQNFIPEEANIISNNIEYTATRGFQFTLIPFISNNNFLGGSYTNKFSINVFLGYSAGVNNGLEVGGFVNINRNNMKGVQIAGISNIVGKDVHGVQTGGIINYDMGSVDGLQVGGIINVVEDSLVGVQIGGINNNVRENVRGLQIGGIINTTRTDIKGVQIGGIYNYSKKVYGAQIGGILNTTQKTVNGLQLAGISSYTKDLKGWQVSGITNTVSATNKGVQLSGIYNYSKTQKGVQIGLINTAKEVDGGIAIGLFTYYKNGYHAVAYSINEYGFLNGTFYSGTKQLYNYYRIGAQLKENYNFGVGFGSFLFKRLVLEVGLENIFDLKQEDISSQFIKLNMLYVQPILKKLSITIGPSFNVNYSATPNEFTPPPSFYHQKLNDNSTYWISGSIGIRYNW
- a CDS encoding AAA family ATPase, with product MQKVYKILITGPESTGKSTLCKALAEKYDTQWIKEYAREYIDQVDRKYVYSDLKIIAQKQSDFQEKAILLANTFLFCDTGLEVLKIWSENSFQKCDQWILDNLSNQKFDLVLLTDIDTPWQFDEQREHPKPEQRSYFIDLYKKELTEIYGGYHLIQGNEEERLEAAIKYIETLIIK
- a CDS encoding TonB-dependent receptor; the encoded protein is MKFIQVQLLTLLIFLSSTAFSQEQKSMFDEDSVTALSEIVISSSFLATQNTPVTYEDLLVSDISFKNVGQEPSFLLSESPSMTVYSDAGGMQGYTYFRLRGIDQSRINITLDGVPLNEPEDQGFYFANFGDFLNSVSSIQIQRGVGTTKNGTASYGGSLQFSSINLYEPKYAKVEAGYGSFNSYRLAAEYNSGVKNDKAIYARISTLGSDNYKYNADNRSTSGFVSAGLFKEKYDLRFTTFVGNQQNGLAWAGVSQEQIDIDPQTNANINERDNFTQSFSQLSHKWSLSDRSTLNTSVFYSYVKGNYDYNPLGYDSDPDSLLNYALESNFAGFFTNYTYEVENLQWTTGVLADFYARDHNGTNNYDPSLFYTNTGYKNEASVFTKAMYSIGKFYLFADLQYRYASFDYDGDVPFDKLEWNFFNPKGGVTYNASASTSLYYSIGRTGREPTRTDMFGANDNLLADSTGAALLGGTEPEYVVDQELGVRFNKGRWNVELNGFYMDFENEYILQGPLGPNGLPITGNVESSFRTGVELDAKYAIHPNWDLRNTTSYNYTQVEDQDVKFHHILTPEWIINQDIVYHQGKFEIGTTLRFQSESYIDNANENTIDGYFLLNARVSYIINKNLQVSVLGNNLTNASYYNYGYVDAWDNNTNKYLVTAPVNFYGNIAVTF
- a CDS encoding helix-turn-helix domain-containing protein: MILDEEKIVNVDHTLDISFPEQLADFLKIDYDGNRMYGSSEYGEVDYSFYTQFEGLKIVIHDCIVKKELGVRHLPRKDSDFIYVMMLREGDITHIYESDENIQLFGPGRKRGIIISNLKRPIINYGMDEMNSQWVTFLIKKSLLFSLLEDQYSDLKALFDNDDPWVFFEPFNYSIITALDKMFSIPSNAVSRKSIIYGQTMSILGDIFELFAHRKVEDVKMLSLLDTERMFEVKTFITKDLSHAPSLEEICKEFGISRSKLIRDFKAEFGKPVYQFFNHIRMDEARNMLVNKNMSVTEVSQELGFKGLSKFSDAFKKHYGMSPKVMIVASKKVD